A genomic segment from Gossypium hirsutum isolate 1008001.06 chromosome D04, Gossypium_hirsutum_v2.1, whole genome shotgun sequence encodes:
- the LOC107898758 gene encoding transcription termination factor MTEF1, chloroplastic produces MQLPCLHIPPPKTPPPPLYLKFRTSHRENLRYLKAIGIIHPNTNPRNLPSPQTADYLISTVNFLKSKGIHDNDFPRLTFLCPQLFSSNFSTSEIEPVFDFLTTDLNATAQESRGLIVHCPYILFSDVEYCLKPTVEYLKGLGVEKLNEPSKQKAFLLNTRVDKLKAKIKFLRSIGLRYEEAAMVCARMPAIFGYNVEDNLRPKYEFLVGEMERSLEELKEFPQYFGFSLHKRIEPRHWHLKHRNVRLKLNRMLLGGDDRFYSKWN; encoded by the coding sequence ATGCAGCTTCCTTGTCTCCACATCCCGCCACCCAAAACCCCTCCGCCGCCGCTCTACCTCAAATTCCGCACATCTCACCGCGAAAACCTCCGCTACCTTAAAGCCATAGGCATTATCCATCCCAACACCAACCCTCGCAATCTCCCATCCCCTCAAACCGCCGACTACCTCATCTCCACCGTCAACTTCCTCAAATCCAAAGGCATCCACGATAACGATTTCCCTCGCCTTACCTTCCTTTGCCCCCAACTCTTCTCCTCCAACTTCTCCACCTCCGAAATCGAGCCGGTTTTTGATTTCTTAACCACCGATCTAAACGCCACCGCACAAGAATCCCGCGGATTGATCGTTCACTGCCCCTACATCTTATTCTCAGACGTGGAATACTGTTTGAAGCCCACGGTCGAGTACCTCAAAGGACTGGGCGTCGAGAAACTGAACGAGCCGAGCAAACAGAAGGCGTTTCTACTGAACACGAGGGTGGATAAATTAAAGGCTAAGATCAAGTTCTTGAGGAGCATAGGGTTGAGATACGAAGAAGCAGCGATGGTTTGTGCGAGGATGCCAGCGATATTTGGGTACAATGTGGAGGATAATTTGAGGCCTAAATATGAGTTCTTAGTGGGGGAAATGGAGAGGAGCTTGGAGGAATTAAAGGAGTTTCCGCAGTATTTTGGGTTTAGTTTGCATAAGAGGATTGAGCCAAGGCATTGGCATTTGAAACACAGGAATGTTAGGCTTAAACTGAATAGGATGTTGTTAGGAGGTGATGATAGGTTTTATTCTAAATGGAACTGA